In Peromyscus eremicus chromosome 2, PerEre_H2_v1, whole genome shotgun sequence, a single genomic region encodes these proteins:
- the Dph2 gene encoding 2-(3-amino-3-carboxypropyl)histidine synthase subunit 2, producing MESTFSSPAEEALQREAGVPGLFTPPEDLDRVYELERVTKFVCDLGCQRVALQFPDQLLGDAGAVAARLEEVTGSKMFILGDTAYGSCCVDVLGAEQAGAQALVHFGPACLSPPARLLPITFVLGQRSVALELCAKAFEAQNPDPTAPVVLLSEPACAHALEALATLLRPKYQDLLISSPALPLPVGSPSLQPEPLERFGRRFPLSPGRCLEEYGAFYVGGSQASSDPILDPDLSRLLLGWTPGRPFISCCPDTGQTQDQGAQAGRLRARRLYLVERARDARVVGLLAGTLGVAQHREALAHLRELTEAAGKRSYVLALGRPTPAKLANFPEMDIFVLLACPLGALAPQPSGGFLRPVLTPCELEAACNPAWPPPGLAPHLTHYAELLPGSPFHVPLPPPESELWSTPDVSLISGELRPPPSWKASNGTGCSALTPRPQLELAESSPAASFLRSRSWQGLEPRLGQTPVKEAVSGRRGIAIAYEDEGSS from the exons ATGGAGTCTACGTTCAGCAGCCCCGCCGAGGAGGCCCTTCAGCGGGAGGCGGGCGTCCCGGGACTGTTCACCCCTCCAGAAGACCTCGACCGAGTGTACGAGCTGGAGCGAGTCACGAAATTTGTCTGCGACTTAGGGTGTCAGCGG GTGGCCTTACAGTTCCCTGACCAGTTACTGGGAGATGCCGGAGCAGTGGCTGCACGGCTGGAGGAAGTCACAGGATCTAAGATGTTCATTTTAGGGGACACGGCCTATGGCAG CTGCTGTGTGGATGTACTGGGTGCTGAGCAGGCTGGCGCTCAAGCCCTTGTCCACTTTGGTCCTGCCTGCTTGAGCCCCCCTGCCCGCCTGCTGCCTATCACCTTCGTTCTTGGTCAGCGTTCTGTTGCCTTAGAGCTCTGTGCAAAGGCCTTTGAAGCCCAGAACCCAGATCCCACAGCACCGGTGGTACTGCTGAGTGAGCCAGCTTGTGCCCATGCCCTAG AGGCTTTGGCCACTCTCCTGCGCCCCAAGTACCAAGATCTGCTCATCTCCAGCCCAGCTCTTCCCCTGCCAGTGGGGTCCCCAAGTTTACAGCCTGAGCCCCTGGAGCGTTTTGGACGACGCTTCCCCCTGAGCCCAGGAAGGTGTCTGGAAGAATATGGTGCCTTCTATGTGGGAGGTTCTCAAGCCAGCTCTGACCCCATCCTCGATCCGGATCTGAGCAGACTGCTCTTGGGGTGGACACCAGGACGACCCTTCATTTCCTGCTGTCCAGACACAGGGCAGACACAAGACCAGGGTGCTCAGGCTGGGCGGCTAAGAGCACGAAGACTGTATCTTGTCGAGAGGGCCAGAGATGCCCGTGTCGTAGGGCTGCTGGCGGGCACATTGGGTGTAGCTCAGCACCGCGAGGCACTGGCACACTTGCGGGAACTCACTGAGGCCGCTGGAAAGCGCAGCTATGTATTGGCCCTGGGGAGGCCCACGCCTGCTAAGCTTGCCAACTTCCCTGAGATGGACATCTTTGTGCTTTTGGCCTGTCCTCTGGGAGCCCTAGCCCCCCAACCTTCAGGTGGCTTCTTGCGGCCTGTATTGACACCATGTGAACTGGAGGCTGCCTGTAACCCTGCCTGGCCacctccaggcctggctccccaCCTCACACATTATGCAGAGCTGTTGCCCG GCTCTCCCTTCCATGTGCCCCTCCCACCACCTGAGTCCGAGTTGTGGAGCACCCCAGATGTGTCGCTCATTTCTGGGGAACTCCGACCGCCACCTTCTTGGAAGGCATCAAATGGCACTGGGTGTTCTGCCCTAACTCCAAGGCCCCAGCTGGAGCTGGCAGAGAGCAGCCCTGCAG CTTCGTTCCTTAGATCCCGGAGCTGGCAGGGGTTGGAGCCCCGCTTGGGCCAGACACCAGTGAAAGAAGCTGTCAGTGGAAGACGGGGTATTGCCATTGCCTATGAGGATGAGGGGAGCAGCTGA
- the Ipo13 gene encoding importin-13 isoform X1: protein MERRREEQLGAAGAGAAPALDFTVENVEKALHQLYYDPNIENKNLAQKWLMQAQVSPQAWHFSWQLLQPDKVPEIQYFGASALHIKISRYWSDIPTDQYESLKAQLFTQITRFARGSKIVLTRLCVALASLALSMMPDAWPCAVADMVRLFQAEDSPVDGQGRCLALLELLTVLPEEFQTSRLPQYRKGLVRASLAVECGAVFPLLEQLLQQPSSPSCVRQKVLKCFSSWVQLEVPLQDCEALIQAAFAALQDSELFDSSVEAIVNAISQPDAQRYVNTLLKLIPLVLGLQEQLRQAVQNGDMETSHGICRIAVALGENHSRALLDQVEHWQSFLALVNMIMFCTGIPGHYPVNETTSSLTLTFWYTLQDDILSFEAEKQAVYQQVYRPVYFQLVDVLLHKAQFPSDEEYGFWSSDEKEQFRIYRVDISDTLMYVYEMLGAELLSNLYDKLGRLLTSSEEPYSWQHTEALLYGFQSIAETIDVNYSDVVPGLIGLIPRISISNVQLADTVMFTIGALSEWLADHPVMINSVLPLVLHALGNPELSVSSVSTLKKICRECKYDLPPYAANIVAVSQDVLMKQVHKTSQCMWLMQALGFLLSALQVEEILKNLHSLISPYIQQLEKLAEEIPNPSNKLAIVHILGLLSNLFTTLDVSHHEDDHEGPELRKLPVPQGPNPVVVVLQQVFQLIQKVLSKWLNDAQVVEAVCAIFEKSVKTLLDDFAPMVPQLCEMLGRMYSTIPQASALDLTRQLVHIFAHEPAHFPPIEALFLLVTSVTLTLFQQGPRDHPDIVDSFMQLLAQALKRKPDLFLCERLDVKAVFQCAVLALKFPEAPTVKASCGFFTELLPRCGEVESVGKVVQEDGRMLLIAVLEAIGGQASRSLMDCFADILFALNKHCFSLLSMWIKEALQPPGFPSARLSPEQKDTFSQQILRERVNKRRVKEMVKEFTLLCRGLHGTDYTADY from the exons ATGGAGCGGCGGCGGGAGGAGCAGCTGGGGGCTGCAGGGGCTGGAGCAGCACCAGCCTTGGACTTCACTGTGGAGAACGTGGAGAAG GCGCTGCACCAGCTCTACTACGACCCCAATATTGAGAACAAGAACCTGGCTCAGAAGTGGCTGATGCAGGCCCAGGTCTCTCCACAGGCCTGGCATTTCAGCTGGCAGCTCCTACAGCCGGACAAGGTGCCTGAGATTCAGTACTTTGGGGCCAGTGCCCTGCACATCAAGATCTCTCGCTATTGGAGTGACATCCCCACTGACCAGTATGAAAGCCTGAAGGCACAGCTCTTCACCCAGATTACCCGCTTTGCCAGGGGCTCCAAAATTGTGCTGACTCGGCTCTGCGTGGCACTGGCCTCACTGGCTCTCAGCATGATGCCTGACGCTTGGCCATGTGCTGTGGCAGATATGGTTCGGCTCTTCCAGGCCGAGGACTCGCCGGTGGATGGCCAGGGCCGCTGTCTGGCCCTGCTTGAGCTGCTGACGGTACTGCCCgaggagttccagaccagccgcTTGCCCCAGTACCGCAAAGGCCTGGTGCGGGCCAGCCTGGCTGTGGAGTGTGGGGCTGTCTTTCCACTGCTGGAGCAACTGCTACAACAGCCCAGCTCGCCCAGCTGTGTGCGTCAGAAGGTGCTCAAGTGCTTCTCCAGCTGGGTGCAGCTGGAAGTACCCCTGCAGGACTGTGAGGCGCTCATTCAGGCTGCCTTCGCCGCTCTGCAGGACTCAGAGCTCTTTGACAGCAGTGTGGAGGCCATTGTCAATGCCATCTCCCAGCCCGATGCCCAAAG GTATGTGAACACACTCCTGAAACTCATTCCGCTGGTTCTGGGACTGCAGGAACAATTGCGACAGGCAGTTCAGAATGGGGACATGGAGACCTCCCACGGCATCTGTCGCATTGCTGTGGCCCTGGGCGAGAATCACTCTCG ggcCTTGCTAGATCAAGTAGAGCACTGGCAGAGCTTCCTGGCACTCGTCAACATGATCATGTTCTGCACGGGCATCCCCGGCCATTATCCTGTCAATGAGACCACCAGCTCCCTCACTCTCACCTTCTGGTACAcactgcag GATGACATTCTGTCCTTTGAGGCAGAGAAGCAGGCCGTATACCAGCAGGTGTACCGGCCAGTCTACTTCCAGCTGGTGGATGTGCTTCTGCATAAGGCCCAGTTCCCTTCTGATGAGGAATACGGATTCTGGTCCTCAGATGAGAAGGAGCAGTTCCGGATTTACAG GGTGGACATCTCAGACACGCTCATGTATGTCTATGAGATGCTGGGGGCTGAGCTGCTTAGCAACCTCTATGACAAGCTGGGTCGTCTGCTCACCAGCTCAGAGGAGCCCTACTCCTGGCAG CACACAGAGGCCCTGCTCTATGGCTTCCAATCCATCGCGGAGACCATCGATGTCAACTATTCTGATGTGGTGCCCGGGCTCATTGGCCTCATCCCACGGATCAGCATCAGCAACGTGCAGCTGGCAGATACTGTCATGTTCACCATTG GAGCTCTGTCTGAGTGGTTGGCTGACCACCCCGTCATGATCAACAGTGTTCTGCCCCTTGTGCTGCATGCCCTCGGCAATCCTGAGCTATCTGTCTCTTCCGTGTCTACCCTCAAAAAGATCTGCCGGGAGTGCAAATATGACCTGCCCCCCTATGCTGCCAACATTGTAGCTGTCTCCCAG GATGTGCTGATGAAGCAGGTCCACAAG ACAAGCCAGTGCATGTGGCTAATGCAGGCACTGGGCTTCCTGCTGTCAGCCCTGCAGGTGGAGGAGATCCTTAAGAACCTGCACTCACTCATCTCCCCCTACATCCAACAACTGGAGAAGCTGGCAGAAGAGATA CCTAATCCCTCCAACAAGCTGGCCATTGTCCACATCCTGGGGCTTCTTTCCAACCTCTTCACCACACTGGATGTCAGTCATCATGAGGATGATCACGAAGGCCCTGAGCTCCGGAAGTTGCCAGTGCCACAGGGACCCAACCCA gtggtggtggtgctgcagcAAGTCTTCCAGCTCATCCAGAAGGTGCTGAGCAAGTGGCTGAACGATGCCCAGGTGGTCGAG GCGGTGTGTGCCATCTTTGAGAAGTCTGTTAAGACATTGCTGGATGACTTTGCCCCCATGGTGCCACAGCTCTGTGAGATGCTGGGTCGGATGTACAGCACCATCCCCCAGGCCTCTGCTCTTGACCTCACTCGGCAG CTGGTCCACATCTTTGCTCATGAGCCTGCCCACTTTCCCCCAATAGAGGCCCTCTTCCTGCTGGTCACTTCCGTCACACTCACTCTCTTCCAGCAAG gGCCCAGGGATCATCCTGATATTGTTGATTCATTTATGCAACTCCTGGCACAG GCTTTGAAGCGGAAGCCAGATTTGTTCCTGTGTGAGCGATTGGATGTCAAAGCTGTGTTCCAATGTG CCGTGCTAGCCCTCAAGTTCCCTGAGGCACCTACTGTCAAGGCCTCCTGTGGCTTCTTT ACTGAGCTACTGCCTCGGTGCGGGGAAGTAGAGTCTGTGGGGAAAGTGGTACAGGAGGATGGCCGGATGCTGCTCATAGCAGTTCTGGAG GCCATTGGAGGCCAGGCCTCCCGCAGCCTCATGGACTGCTTCGCCGACATCCTGTTCGCCCTGAACAAACACTGCTTTAGCCTCCTGAGCATGTGGATCAAGGAGGCCCTACAGCCGCCTGGTTTCCCATCTGCCCGTCTCAGCCCTGAGCAGAAGGACACTTTCAGCCAGCAGATCCTCCG TGAGCGAGTGAACAAGAGACGCGTGAAGGAGATGGTGAAGGAGTTCACACTGCTGTGCCGTGGACTCCATGGCACAGACTACACAGCTGACTACTGA
- the Ipo13 gene encoding importin-13 isoform X2, whose amino-acid sequence MERRREEQLGAAGAGAAPALDFTVENVEKALHQLYYDPNIENKNLAQKWLMQAQVSPQAWHFSWQLLQPDKVPEIQYFGASALHIKISRYWSDIPTDQYESLKAQLFTQITRFARGSKIVLTRLCVALASLALSMMPDAWPCAVADMVRLFQAEDSPVDGQGRCLALLELLTVLPEEFQTSRLPQYRKGLVRASLAVECGAVFPLLEQLLQQPSSPSCVRQKVLKCFSSWVQLEVPLQDCEALIQAAFAALQDSELFDSSVEAIVNAISQPDAQRYVNTLLKLIPLVLGLQEQLRQAVQNGDMETSHGICRIAVALGENHSRALLDQVEHWQSFLALVNMIMFCTGIPGHYPVNETTSSLTLTFWYTLQDDILSFEAEKQAVYQQVYRPVYFQLVDVLLHKAQFPSDEEYGFWSSDEKEQFRIYRVDISDTLMYVYEMLGAELLSNLYDKLGRLLTSSEEPYSWQHTEALLYGFQSIAETIDVNYSDVVPGLIGLIPRISISNVQLADTVMFTIGALSEWLADHPVMINSVLPLVLHALGNPELSVSSVSTLKKICRECKYDLPPYAANIVAVSQDVLMKQVHKTSQCMWLMQALGFLLSALQVEEILKNLHSLISPYIQQLEKLAEEIPNPSNKLAIVHILGLLSNLFTTLDVSHHEDDHEGPELRKLPVPQGPNPVVVVLQQVFQLIQKVLSKWLNDAQVVEAVCAIFEKSVKTLLDDFAPMVPQLCEMLGRMYSTIPQASALDLTRQLVHIFAHEPAHFPPIEALFLLVTSVTLTLFQQGPRDHPDIVDSFMQLLAQALKRKPDLFLCERLDVKAVFQCAVLALKFPEAPTVKASCGFFTELLPRCGEVESVGKVVQEDGRMLLIAVLEPPEHVDQGGPTAAWFPICPSQP is encoded by the exons ATGGAGCGGCGGCGGGAGGAGCAGCTGGGGGCTGCAGGGGCTGGAGCAGCACCAGCCTTGGACTTCACTGTGGAGAACGTGGAGAAG GCGCTGCACCAGCTCTACTACGACCCCAATATTGAGAACAAGAACCTGGCTCAGAAGTGGCTGATGCAGGCCCAGGTCTCTCCACAGGCCTGGCATTTCAGCTGGCAGCTCCTACAGCCGGACAAGGTGCCTGAGATTCAGTACTTTGGGGCCAGTGCCCTGCACATCAAGATCTCTCGCTATTGGAGTGACATCCCCACTGACCAGTATGAAAGCCTGAAGGCACAGCTCTTCACCCAGATTACCCGCTTTGCCAGGGGCTCCAAAATTGTGCTGACTCGGCTCTGCGTGGCACTGGCCTCACTGGCTCTCAGCATGATGCCTGACGCTTGGCCATGTGCTGTGGCAGATATGGTTCGGCTCTTCCAGGCCGAGGACTCGCCGGTGGATGGCCAGGGCCGCTGTCTGGCCCTGCTTGAGCTGCTGACGGTACTGCCCgaggagttccagaccagccgcTTGCCCCAGTACCGCAAAGGCCTGGTGCGGGCCAGCCTGGCTGTGGAGTGTGGGGCTGTCTTTCCACTGCTGGAGCAACTGCTACAACAGCCCAGCTCGCCCAGCTGTGTGCGTCAGAAGGTGCTCAAGTGCTTCTCCAGCTGGGTGCAGCTGGAAGTACCCCTGCAGGACTGTGAGGCGCTCATTCAGGCTGCCTTCGCCGCTCTGCAGGACTCAGAGCTCTTTGACAGCAGTGTGGAGGCCATTGTCAATGCCATCTCCCAGCCCGATGCCCAAAG GTATGTGAACACACTCCTGAAACTCATTCCGCTGGTTCTGGGACTGCAGGAACAATTGCGACAGGCAGTTCAGAATGGGGACATGGAGACCTCCCACGGCATCTGTCGCATTGCTGTGGCCCTGGGCGAGAATCACTCTCG ggcCTTGCTAGATCAAGTAGAGCACTGGCAGAGCTTCCTGGCACTCGTCAACATGATCATGTTCTGCACGGGCATCCCCGGCCATTATCCTGTCAATGAGACCACCAGCTCCCTCACTCTCACCTTCTGGTACAcactgcag GATGACATTCTGTCCTTTGAGGCAGAGAAGCAGGCCGTATACCAGCAGGTGTACCGGCCAGTCTACTTCCAGCTGGTGGATGTGCTTCTGCATAAGGCCCAGTTCCCTTCTGATGAGGAATACGGATTCTGGTCCTCAGATGAGAAGGAGCAGTTCCGGATTTACAG GGTGGACATCTCAGACACGCTCATGTATGTCTATGAGATGCTGGGGGCTGAGCTGCTTAGCAACCTCTATGACAAGCTGGGTCGTCTGCTCACCAGCTCAGAGGAGCCCTACTCCTGGCAG CACACAGAGGCCCTGCTCTATGGCTTCCAATCCATCGCGGAGACCATCGATGTCAACTATTCTGATGTGGTGCCCGGGCTCATTGGCCTCATCCCACGGATCAGCATCAGCAACGTGCAGCTGGCAGATACTGTCATGTTCACCATTG GAGCTCTGTCTGAGTGGTTGGCTGACCACCCCGTCATGATCAACAGTGTTCTGCCCCTTGTGCTGCATGCCCTCGGCAATCCTGAGCTATCTGTCTCTTCCGTGTCTACCCTCAAAAAGATCTGCCGGGAGTGCAAATATGACCTGCCCCCCTATGCTGCCAACATTGTAGCTGTCTCCCAG GATGTGCTGATGAAGCAGGTCCACAAG ACAAGCCAGTGCATGTGGCTAATGCAGGCACTGGGCTTCCTGCTGTCAGCCCTGCAGGTGGAGGAGATCCTTAAGAACCTGCACTCACTCATCTCCCCCTACATCCAACAACTGGAGAAGCTGGCAGAAGAGATA CCTAATCCCTCCAACAAGCTGGCCATTGTCCACATCCTGGGGCTTCTTTCCAACCTCTTCACCACACTGGATGTCAGTCATCATGAGGATGATCACGAAGGCCCTGAGCTCCGGAAGTTGCCAGTGCCACAGGGACCCAACCCA gtggtggtggtgctgcagcAAGTCTTCCAGCTCATCCAGAAGGTGCTGAGCAAGTGGCTGAACGATGCCCAGGTGGTCGAG GCGGTGTGTGCCATCTTTGAGAAGTCTGTTAAGACATTGCTGGATGACTTTGCCCCCATGGTGCCACAGCTCTGTGAGATGCTGGGTCGGATGTACAGCACCATCCCCCAGGCCTCTGCTCTTGACCTCACTCGGCAG CTGGTCCACATCTTTGCTCATGAGCCTGCCCACTTTCCCCCAATAGAGGCCCTCTTCCTGCTGGTCACTTCCGTCACACTCACTCTCTTCCAGCAAG gGCCCAGGGATCATCCTGATATTGTTGATTCATTTATGCAACTCCTGGCACAG GCTTTGAAGCGGAAGCCAGATTTGTTCCTGTGTGAGCGATTGGATGTCAAAGCTGTGTTCCAATGTG CCGTGCTAGCCCTCAAGTTCCCTGAGGCACCTACTGTCAAGGCCTCCTGTGGCTTCTTT ACTGAGCTACTGCCTCGGTGCGGGGAAGTAGAGTCTGTGGGGAAAGTGGTACAGGAGGATGGCCGGATGCTGCTCATAGCAGTTCTGGAG CCTCCTGAGCATGTGGATCAAGGAGGCCCTACAGCCGCCTGGTTTCCCATCTGCCCGTCTCAGCCCTGA